A region from the Citrobacter telavivensis genome encodes:
- a CDS encoding slipin family protein: MTKKITIRKGQLGLLAKNGDYYQVLEAGEHRLPWFNTPEVLVVNLDGSEVPEALANYLRRFQPDWVTRYGLAVDLNDSEAGALYMNEVLQEILPPSTRRLYWRADEALKLVRMDTRQVQVPTEVMNAVLQPRRNGAVKGREAMLTVQVPAWHAGVLKIDGETQALLPPGLTAYWKVNHLVDAEVVDTRLQVLEVGGQEILTKDKVNLRLNLAANWRYSDVLQAFAQLTKPLDHLYRELQFALREAVGTRTLDELLEDKQVIDDVVSAQVKKRMAPYGIDVASLGVKDIVLPGDMKTILSRLVEAEKSAQANVIRRREETAATRSLLNTAKVMENNPVALRLKELETLERVAERIDKISVFGGLDQVLHGLVNIKG, encoded by the coding sequence ATGACGAAGAAAATCACTATCCGCAAAGGACAATTAGGTCTGTTAGCGAAAAACGGCGACTACTATCAGGTTCTGGAGGCGGGTGAACACCGTCTGCCGTGGTTCAATACGCCAGAGGTGCTGGTGGTTAATCTGGACGGTAGCGAAGTGCCGGAAGCGCTGGCGAATTATTTACGCCGTTTTCAGCCGGACTGGGTAACGCGTTACGGTCTGGCCGTCGATCTTAACGACAGCGAAGCGGGGGCGTTATACATGAATGAGGTGTTGCAGGAGATCCTGCCGCCGTCCACGCGCCGTTTGTACTGGCGAGCCGACGAGGCGTTGAAACTGGTACGCATGGATACGCGTCAGGTTCAGGTGCCCACAGAGGTCATGAATGCGGTCCTGCAACCGCGACGTAACGGTGCGGTTAAAGGTCGTGAAGCGATGCTCACCGTGCAGGTTCCGGCCTGGCATGCGGGTGTGTTGAAAATTGACGGTGAGACGCAGGCGCTGTTGCCGCCGGGTCTGACGGCGTACTGGAAAGTGAATCATCTGGTTGACGCGGAAGTGGTGGATACCCGTTTGCAGGTACTGGAAGTGGGCGGTCAGGAAATTTTGACCAAAGATAAGGTCAACCTGCGTCTGAATCTGGCGGCGAACTGGCGTTACAGCGACGTGCTGCAGGCTTTTGCGCAGCTCACTAAACCGCTCGATCATCTGTACCGCGAACTGCAGTTTGCACTGCGTGAAGCCGTCGGGACGCGCACGCTGGATGAGTTGCTGGAAGATAAGCAGGTGATTGATGACGTAGTCAGCGCGCAGGTGAAAAAACGTATGGCGCCCTATGGCATCGACGTGGCCTCGCTGGGCGTGAAGGACATCGTGTTGCCGGGGGATATGAAAACGATTCTGTCCCGTCTGGTTGAAGCGGAAAAATCGGCGCAGGCCAACGTGATCCGCCGTCGTGAAGAAACGGCCGCGACGCGCTCGCTGTTGAATACGGCGAAAGTGATGGAAAACAACCCGGTAGCGCTGCGCTTAAAAGAGCTGGAAACCCTCGAAAGAGTGGCGGAGCGTATCGATAAAATCTCGGTATTCGGTGGCCTGGACCAGGTTCTGCACGGCTTAGTGAACATTAAAGGATAA
- a CDS encoding nucleotidyltransferase: protein MAKNAVSAAMRERVARQLKEVETRYGVRVLYACESGSRGWGFASPDSDYDVRFLYVHPPQWYLRVDAPRDVIELPIDDELDVCGWEWRKALGLLKGANPTLIEWLDSPVVYQQDEVTVSALKTMIPQWFSPLRARWHYYSMARKNFRGYLQGEEVRLKKYFYVLRPLLAVRWVEAGKGVPPMRFAELLAGSELEAPLRQEIDELLARKQRAGEAEYGPRRPLLHAFIHAELARGEIPPTLPDSREGDVKALDKLLYETVMV from the coding sequence ATGGCGAAAAATGCAGTGAGTGCCGCGATGCGCGAACGGGTCGCGCGGCAACTCAAAGAAGTGGAAACGCGTTACGGCGTCAGGGTGCTGTATGCCTGCGAGTCAGGGAGTCGCGGCTGGGGATTTGCCTCGCCGGATAGTGATTACGATGTGCGGTTTTTGTATGTTCATCCGCCACAGTGGTATCTGCGGGTCGACGCGCCGCGCGACGTGATCGAGCTGCCGATAGACGATGAACTGGACGTGTGCGGCTGGGAGTGGCGTAAAGCGCTGGGACTGCTGAAGGGGGCCAACCCGACGCTGATCGAGTGGCTGGATTCCCCGGTGGTTTATCAGCAGGATGAGGTCACGGTCAGCGCACTTAAAACGATGATACCGCAGTGGTTTTCTCCACTTCGCGCACGTTGGCATTACTACTCGATGGCGCGAAAAAACTTTCGCGGCTATTTGCAGGGAGAAGAGGTGCGGCTGAAAAAATACTTCTACGTCCTGCGTCCGCTGCTGGCGGTGCGTTGGGTCGAAGCGGGTAAAGGCGTTCCGCCCATGCGCTTTGCCGAACTGCTGGCCGGAAGCGAACTGGAGGCGCCGTTACGTCAGGAGATAGACGAACTGCTGGCGCGCAAACAGCGTGCGGGAGAGGCGGAGTATGGTCCGCGCCGTCCGTTGCTGCATGCGTTCATCCACGCTGAACTGGCGAGAGGCGAAATCCCGCCCACGCTGCCGGACAGCCGGGAAGGCGACGTGAAGGCACTGGATAAACTGCTTTATGAGACGGTGATGGTATGA
- the panS gene encoding ketopantoate/pantoate/pantothenate transporter PanS, translating into MLATLTRLFPLWALLLSVIAYYTPTTFTPVGPWVTTLLMLIMFGMGVHLKVDDFKRVLSRPAPVAAGIFLHYLVMPLAAWILALAFNMPPELSAGMVLVGSVASGTASNVMIYLAKGDVALSVTISSVSTLVGVVATPLLTRMYVDAHIQVDVMGMLLSILQIVVIPIALGLVIHHLFPRVVKAVEPYLPAFSMVCILAIISAVVAGSAAHIASVGFVVIIAVILHNTIGLLGGYWGGRLFGFDESTCRTLAIEVGMQNSGLAAALGKIYFGPLAALPGALFSVWHNLSGSLLAGYWSGKPIDKPQRNTVKES; encoded by the coding sequence ATGCTCGCCACTCTCACCAGGCTGTTCCCGTTATGGGCGCTGCTGCTCTCTGTTATTGCGTATTACACGCCAACCACCTTTACGCCTGTCGGCCCGTGGGTGACGACACTGCTGATGCTGATCATGTTCGGTATGGGCGTTCATCTGAAAGTGGATGATTTCAAACGCGTGCTTTCGCGCCCTGCGCCGGTTGCGGCCGGGATCTTCCTGCACTATCTGGTGATGCCGCTCGCGGCATGGATACTGGCGCTGGCGTTTAACATGCCGCCGGAACTCTCTGCCGGGATGGTACTGGTCGGTAGCGTGGCCAGCGGCACGGCATCTAACGTCATGATCTATCTGGCGAAAGGGGATGTGGCGCTCTCGGTGACGATCTCATCCGTTTCCACCCTGGTGGGCGTGGTCGCCACGCCGCTGCTAACACGTATGTATGTCGATGCGCATATTCAGGTTGATGTGATGGGCATGCTGCTCAGTATTTTGCAGATTGTGGTGATCCCGATTGCCCTGGGCCTGGTGATCCACCACCTGTTCCCGCGCGTGGTGAAGGCAGTTGAGCCTTACCTGCCTGCGTTTTCGATGGTCTGCATTCTGGCAATCATCAGCGCGGTGGTCGCGGGTTCCGCGGCGCATATCGCGTCCGTCGGCTTCGTGGTGATTATCGCCGTGATCCTGCACAACACTATCGGCCTGCTCGGCGGTTACTGGGGGGGACGTCTGTTTGGCTTTGACGAGTCAACCTGCCGCACGCTGGCAATCGAGGTTGGAATGCAAAACTCAGGCCTCGCCGCCGCGCTGGGTAAAATTTACTTCGGACCGCTCGCTGCGCTGCCTGGCGCACTGTTCTCCGTCTGGCACAACCTTTCCGGTTCCCTGCTGGCCGGCTACTGGTCCGGTAAACCGATTGATAAGCCGCAACGGAATACGGTTAAAGAAAGTTAA
- a CDS encoding XRE family transcriptional regulator — translation MSHEVDTKIRHVTSAQANIFAEPGFDDAEAKHLQQDAEREVEQLIRLKQQLMQEIAVWIEENHMKQSEAAVRLNISRPRVSDVVNQKASKFTLDALVMMLMKLGIPVTVQVG, via the coding sequence ATGAGCCACGAAGTGGATACTAAAATTCGTCATGTCACTTCTGCACAGGCGAATATTTTTGCTGAACCAGGCTTTGATGACGCAGAAGCCAAACACCTTCAACAAGACGCAGAACGTGAAGTGGAACAACTCATCCGTCTCAAACAACAGCTTATGCAGGAAATCGCTGTCTGGATTGAAGAAAATCACATGAAACAATCAGAGGCGGCGGTGAGATTAAATATCTCGCGGCCCCGCGTTTCCGATGTCGTTAACCAGAAAGCGAGCAAATTTACCCTGGATGCATTGGTCATGATGCTGATGAAGTTAGGAATACCGGTGACGGTGCAGGTAGGTTAG
- a CDS encoding AAA family ATPase → MKKRRVVIGVLGTVLDKRGKRANRLKKWRPTVGLCQQPDFPVDRLELIHQPRDAGMCQQLAEDINLLSPHTQVRPHAITIADPWDFEEVYAAFLDFATHYTFDTENEEYLVHITTGTHVAQICWFLLTEARYLPASLLQTGPAPKGAPPEDVAAGTCSVIDLDLSRYATLTSRFQREQQQSVSFLKAGIETRNATFNKLIDRIERVALRSGDPILLTGPTGAGKSFLAKRIFQLRQSRHLVGGKLVAVNCATLRGDNAMSTLFGHVKGAFTGALSSRTGLLREADGGVLFLDEIAELGLDEQAMLLKAIEEKTFFPFGSDKEVHSDFQLIAGTHRDMPQWVAEGRFREDLYARINMWRFALPGLAQRREDIAPNVEYELQRFSRSRQNQIRFDKEARERYLAFACSPQAQWRGNFRELSSSVARMATLAEQGRITPALVEEEIALLQESWGETALQPEREMELDLFDRRQLETVLEVCRRSASLSEAGRELFAVSRQKKANPNDADRLRKYLARFGLSWENLKVRT, encoded by the coding sequence ATGAAAAAGCGGCGGGTGGTGATTGGCGTGCTGGGCACGGTGCTGGATAAACGCGGCAAGCGGGCAAACCGGCTCAAGAAATGGCGACCAACGGTCGGACTGTGTCAACAGCCGGATTTCCCGGTCGATCGACTGGAGCTTATCCACCAGCCACGCGATGCCGGGATGTGTCAGCAACTGGCGGAGGATATCAACCTGCTCTCCCCACATACCCAGGTCCGCCCGCATGCGATCACCATTGCCGATCCGTGGGATTTCGAAGAGGTCTATGCCGCGTTCCTCGACTTTGCCACGCACTACACCTTCGATACCGAGAACGAAGAGTATCTGGTGCACATCACCACCGGCACTCACGTGGCACAAATTTGCTGGTTCCTGTTGACGGAAGCCCGCTATCTGCCCGCCAGCCTGCTGCAAACCGGCCCCGCGCCGAAGGGCGCTCCACCGGAGGACGTTGCCGCTGGCACCTGTTCGGTTATCGATCTCGATTTAAGCCGCTATGCCACGCTCACCAGTCGCTTTCAGCGTGAGCAGCAGCAGTCGGTCTCCTTCCTCAAAGCCGGTATCGAGACGCGCAATGCTACCTTCAACAAACTGATTGACCGCATTGAGCGCGTGGCCTTGCGCTCAGGCGATCCTATCCTGCTCACCGGCCCGACCGGCGCGGGGAAATCCTTCCTCGCCAAACGGATTTTCCAGCTTCGCCAGTCGCGACATCTGGTGGGTGGAAAACTGGTAGCGGTTAACTGCGCTACCCTGCGCGGCGATAACGCTATGTCGACGCTGTTTGGACATGTGAAAGGCGCGTTTACAGGTGCCCTGTCATCGCGAACCGGACTGTTACGCGAAGCCGACGGCGGGGTGCTGTTTCTGGATGAAATCGCTGAACTGGGGCTGGACGAACAGGCCATGCTGCTGAAAGCGATCGAGGAGAAAACCTTCTTCCCGTTTGGCTCAGATAAAGAGGTGCACAGCGACTTCCAGTTGATTGCCGGCACCCATCGCGATATGCCACAGTGGGTCGCCGAAGGGCGTTTTCGCGAAGATCTCTACGCACGTATTAACATGTGGCGCTTTGCCTTGCCCGGCCTTGCCCAGCGGCGTGAAGACATTGCCCCTAACGTTGAGTATGAGTTGCAACGTTTCTCCCGCAGTCGACAGAATCAGATCCGCTTTGATAAAGAGGCGCGCGAACGCTATCTGGCGTTTGCCTGTTCGCCCCAGGCGCAGTGGCGCGGCAATTTCCGCGAGCTGAGCTCCTCCGTCGCGCGAATGGCAACGCTGGCTGAGCAAGGGCGTATTACGCCCGCCCTCGTCGAAGAAGAGATCGCGCTTTTGCAGGAGAGTTGGGGGGAGACGGCGTTGCAACCGGAACGAGAGATGGAACTCGACCTCTTTGACCGCCGCCAACTGGAAACGGTGCTCGAGGTATGCCGACGCAGCGCATCGTTGTCCGAAGCCGGACGTGAACTCTTCGCCGTCTCCCGACAGAAGAAAGCCAATCCCAACGATGCCGACCGTCTGCGTAAGTACCTCGCACGGTTCGGCCTGAGCTGGGAAAATCTCAAAGTCAGAACATGA
- a CDS encoding RtcB family protein yields MAHNDYALLASQNAAPVKMWTHGVPVEPEARQQLLNTAKMPFIFKHLAVMPDVHLGKGSTIGSVIPTKGAIIPAAVGVDIGCGMIAVRTSLLAGDLPDNLSGLRSAIEQAVPHGRTNTRSRRDKGAWDTPPEEVSTHWGMLAPRFKRLTDKYPSLLKTNNYQHLGTLGTGNHFIEVCLDEQQRVWVMLHSGSRGVGNAIGNVFITLAQQDMQQHIANLPDRNLAYFQEESQHYNDYIEAVEWAQDFARQNREVMMSRVLAALSRIVSKPFITQQEAVNCHHNYVQKERHFGEEVLVTRKGAVSAQKGQMGIIPGSMGAKSFIVRGLGNEESFCSCSHGAGRTMSRTAAKKRFTVADQIRATAHVECRKDSEVIDEIPMAYKDIDAVMAAQSSLVEIVHTLRQVVCVKG; encoded by the coding sequence ATGGCACATAACGACTATGCGCTGTTGGCGTCGCAGAACGCGGCGCCGGTGAAAATGTGGACGCACGGCGTTCCGGTGGAGCCCGAAGCGCGCCAGCAACTGCTGAACACGGCGAAGATGCCGTTTATTTTTAAACACCTGGCGGTGATGCCGGATGTGCATCTGGGGAAAGGGTCGACCATCGGCAGCGTGATCCCAACCAAAGGGGCGATTATTCCGGCGGCAGTAGGGGTGGATATCGGCTGTGGGATGATCGCAGTGCGTACTTCGCTGCTGGCCGGCGATCTGCCGGATAACCTCAGCGGGTTGCGGAGCGCGATTGAGCAGGCCGTTCCACACGGGCGTACGAATACGCGCTCCCGTCGCGACAAAGGCGCGTGGGATACGCCGCCAGAGGAGGTGAGTACTCACTGGGGGATGCTGGCACCGCGCTTTAAGCGCCTGACTGACAAGTATCCCTCGTTGCTGAAGACCAACAACTATCAGCATCTGGGAACATTGGGAACCGGTAACCACTTCATTGAGGTTTGTCTGGATGAGCAGCAGCGCGTCTGGGTGATGTTGCACAGCGGCTCGCGCGGCGTGGGGAATGCCATCGGCAACGTTTTCATCACGCTGGCGCAGCAGGATATGCAGCAGCATATCGCGAATCTCCCGGACCGAAACCTGGCGTACTTCCAGGAAGAGAGCCAGCACTACAACGACTACATTGAAGCGGTGGAATGGGCGCAGGATTTTGCCCGGCAAAACCGGGAGGTGATGATGTCCCGTGTCCTGGCCGCGCTGTCGCGCATCGTGAGTAAACCGTTTATCACCCAGCAGGAAGCGGTGAATTGCCACCATAACTATGTGCAAAAAGAGCGTCACTTTGGTGAAGAGGTGCTGGTGACGCGTAAAGGCGCTGTTTCAGCGCAGAAAGGCCAGATGGGGATTATTCCGGGGTCGATGGGGGCGAAAAGCTTCATCGTGCGTGGGCTGGGGAATGAAGAGAGCTTCTGCTCCTGCAGCCATGGCGCAGGAAGAACCATGAGCCGAACGGCGGCCAAAAAACGCTTTACCGTGGCGGATCAGATCCGCGCGACGGCCCACGTTGAATGCCGTAAAGACAGCGAGGTGATCGATGAAATTCCAATGGCTTACAAAGACATTGATGCCGTGATGGCGGCGCAGTCTTCACTGGTGGAGATCGTGCATACGCTGCGGCAGGTGGTGTGTGTAAAAGGATAA